In Limnobaculum parvum, one DNA window encodes the following:
- a CDS encoding formate C-acetyltransferase, giving the protein MTTRIERLKTALFANPREISLERALLYTTSHQQTEGEPTIIRRAKATAYILDNVEISIREDELIAGNRTIKPRAGIMSPEMDPYWLLQELDQFSTRPQDRFNISEEDKKTYREQLLPYWEKRSMKDFINSQMTEEVKSAVKTQIFSVNQTDKGQGHIIIDYPRLLDNGLEHLVQELRALCAQEPQNHFYQATLLLLEASQRHILRYSRLAEEMALTCSNAARRQELLTISRISHDMASQRPQSFYEACQLFWYMNVILQYESNASSLSLGRFDQYMLPFYQASLNQGEDAEYLKELLESLWIKCNDIVLLRSTSSARYFAGFPTGYTILLGGLNEAGRSAVNVLSSLCLDAYQNICLPQPNLGVRVNEFIDRPFLLKTAETIRLGTGIPQIFNDEVIVPAFLNRGVSLEDARDYSVVGCVELSIPGKTYGLHDIAMFNLLKVMEIVLLENEGNESLSYAELLQQIRNKICYYVKLMVEGSNICDIGHRDWAPVPLLSSFIHDCLQNGKDITDGGARYNFSGVQGIGIANLSDSLHALKGIVFDQQRMSFDELLATLKNNFATAEGEKVRARLINRFEKYGNDIDEVDNISAELLRFYCKEVETYSNPRGGQFTPGSYTVSAHVPLGAVVGATPDGRFAGEQLADGGLSPMLGQDSQGPTAVLKSVSKLDNYLLSNGTLLNVKFTPSTLEGQAGLNKLADFLGAFTKLKLQHIQFNVVNADTLRAAQSRPQDYAGLVVRVAGYSAFFVELSKEIQDDIIRRTAHQL; this is encoded by the coding sequence ATGACTACTCGTATTGAACGTTTAAAAACTGCTTTATTTGCTAATCCTCGCGAAATCTCGTTAGAACGCGCTTTGCTTTATACCACCAGCCACCAACAGACTGAAGGTGAGCCAACGATCATTCGTCGGGCTAAAGCCACCGCTTATATTTTAGATAACGTTGAGATTTCTATTCGTGAAGATGAGTTAATTGCAGGTAACCGAACAATAAAACCACGTGCAGGCATAATGTCTCCTGAGATGGATCCCTATTGGCTACTTCAGGAATTAGATCAGTTTTCTACCCGACCACAAGACCGCTTTAACATTTCGGAAGAAGATAAAAAAACTTACCGTGAGCAATTACTCCCTTACTGGGAAAAACGCTCCATGAAAGACTTTATTAACAGCCAAATGACTGAAGAAGTGAAGTCTGCAGTTAAAACCCAAATATTTAGCGTTAACCAGACAGATAAAGGTCAGGGTCATATTATTATTGATTATCCTCGTCTGTTGGATAATGGCCTTGAACATTTAGTTCAGGAACTCCGAGCCTTATGCGCTCAAGAGCCACAGAATCATTTTTATCAGGCCACTTTATTGCTATTAGAGGCCTCTCAGCGCCACATTTTACGCTATAGCCGACTCGCTGAAGAGATGGCTTTAACCTGTAGCAATGCCGCTCGCCGTCAGGAACTATTAACCATATCACGCATATCCCATGATATGGCTAGCCAGCGTCCACAAAGTTTCTATGAAGCCTGCCAGTTATTCTGGTACATGAATGTTATTTTGCAGTACGAATCTAATGCCAGTTCGTTATCCCTTGGTCGTTTTGACCAATATATGCTGCCGTTTTATCAAGCTTCACTCAATCAGGGTGAGGATGCGGAATATCTGAAAGAATTACTGGAATCGTTATGGATCAAATGTAATGACATTGTCTTGCTGAGATCGACGTCCAGCGCCCGTTATTTTGCTGGTTTTCCAACGGGATACACCATTTTATTAGGTGGATTAAATGAGGCCGGACGCAGTGCCGTAAACGTTCTCTCTTCCCTGTGTTTAGACGCCTACCAGAATATCTGTTTACCGCAGCCCAATTTAGGGGTTCGGGTGAATGAATTCATTGACCGTCCATTCTTACTGAAAACAGCCGAAACTATTCGTCTCGGTACCGGTATCCCACAGATATTCAACGATGAGGTTATTGTTCCCGCCTTCCTTAACCGGGGTGTATCACTGGAAGATGCCAGAGATTACTCAGTTGTTGGCTGCGTGGAATTATCCATTCCGGGTAAGACATACGGACTTCATGACATTGCGATGTTTAATTTGTTAAAAGTCATGGAAATTGTTTTGCTTGAAAATGAGGGGAATGAATCCCTTTCCTATGCGGAATTACTACAACAAATCCGCAATAAAATATGTTATTACGTCAAACTCATGGTGGAAGGTAGCAATATTTGTGACATTGGGCACCGCGACTGGGCGCCTGTCCCATTACTTTCTTCATTTATCCACGACTGTTTGCAAAATGGAAAAGACATCACTGACGGCGGCGCTCGTTACAATTTTTCCGGCGTTCAGGGTATTGGTATTGCCAATTTAAGCGACTCGCTTCATGCACTAAAAGGCATAGTGTTTGATCAGCAACGGATGAGTTTTGATGAACTGCTTGCCACATTGAAGAATAACTTTGCCACCGCCGAAGGTGAAAAAGTACGGGCTCGTCTGATTAACCGCTTTGAAAAATACGGTAATGATATCGATGAAGTGGATAATATTAGTGCCGAATTACTGCGTTTTTATTGTAAAGAAGTAGAAACCTATAGTAATCCCCGTGGCGGACAGTTTACGCCGGGTTCTTATACGGTTTCCGCCCATGTTCCACTTGGTGCTGTTGTTGGTGCAACACCGGATGGTCGATTTGCCGGAGAACAACTGGCCGATGGGGGGCTATCCCCAATGCTTGGTCAGGATAGCCAAGGGCCAACAGCGGTACTTAAATCAGTCAGTAAGCTGGATAATTATCTTCTGTCTAACGGCACATTGCTAAACGTGAAATTCACACCGTCCACTTTAGAAGGTCAGGCTGGCCTGAATAAATTAGCAGATTTCTTAGGAGCCTTTACCAAACTTAAGTTGCAGCACATTCAATTTAACGTAGTCAATGCGGATACATTGCGTGCCGCGCAATCACGTCCTCAGGACTACGCAGGTCTGGTAGTTCGCGTTGCAGGCTATAGCGCCTTCTTTGTTGAGTTATCGAAGGAGATTCAGGATGACATTATCCGACGCACCGCGCATCAACTGTAA
- a CDS encoding [formate-C-acetyltransferase]-activating enzyme — translation MTLSDAPRINCKSLADLDSQRSGEVARIFNIQRYSLNDGGGIRTVVFFKGCPHTCPWCANPESISSAIHTVRRETKCLHCTPCLNNVRECPATAMEHIGQNISFDELVKEVLKDEIFFRSSGGGVTLSGGEVLMQSAFATRFLNHLKRLGINTAIETAGDAPAGFLLLLAKQCDQVLFDLKIMDIQQSKAALNLRLPRVLSNFALLIKENITVIPRIPLIPGYTFNKNNFQAILNFLAPFSLKEIHLLPFHQYGEAKYRLLNREYTMRDVPAPTEQEVKEFYLMAEQAGYIVTIGG, via the coding sequence ATGACATTATCCGACGCACCGCGCATCAACTGTAAGTCGCTTGCGGATCTGGATAGTCAAAGATCCGGGGAGGTTGCCCGGATCTTCAACATTCAGCGTTATTCTTTAAATGATGGCGGCGGAATTCGTACCGTCGTCTTTTTTAAAGGTTGCCCCCATACGTGTCCGTGGTGCGCGAATCCGGAATCTATCTCTTCCGCCATTCACACCGTCCGTCGGGAGACAAAATGTCTTCATTGCACCCCCTGTCTGAATAATGTTCGGGAGTGCCCCGCTACGGCAATGGAACATATAGGGCAAAATATTTCTTTTGATGAACTCGTGAAGGAAGTGTTGAAAGATGAAATATTCTTTCGTTCCTCGGGTGGAGGGGTAACCTTATCGGGTGGTGAAGTATTAATGCAATCTGCCTTTGCCACTCGGTTTCTTAACCACCTCAAACGCCTTGGTATTAATACTGCTATAGAAACAGCCGGTGATGCTCCTGCAGGTTTTTTATTGCTATTGGCAAAGCAATGCGATCAGGTATTGTTCGATCTAAAAATAATGGATATTCAGCAATCAAAAGCAGCGCTTAATTTAAGGCTGCCTAGAGTGCTGAGCAATTTTGCATTATTAATAAAAGAAAACATTACGGTGATTCCACGTATTCCTCTGATTCCTGGCTACACGTTTAATAAAAATAACTTTCAGGCCATTCTTAACTTTCTAGCACCCTTTTCGTTAAAAGAAATACACCTATTACCTTTTCATCAATATGGTGAAGCTAAATACCGGCTACTAAATCGGGAGTATACGATGCGTGATGTCCCCGCTCCCACAGAACAAGAAGTAAAAGAATTTTACCTGATGGCAGAGCAAGCGGGGTATATTGTAACGATAGGTGGATAA
- a CDS encoding PTS fructose-like transporter subunit IIB has protein sequence MAIKLVAVTACVSGVAHTYMAAERLEKLCQQEKWQVKIETQGALGIEHPLTDEDIKQADVVLLITDIDIEGSERFSHCRYVHSSIHLFLCHPEKTLTAIRKATTSPQSTRINVS, from the coding sequence ATGGCAATTAAACTCGTCGCAGTAACCGCATGCGTTAGCGGGGTAGCCCATACTTATATGGCTGCAGAACGATTAGAAAAGCTATGCCAACAGGAAAAATGGCAAGTGAAAATTGAAACTCAAGGTGCGCTGGGTATTGAACATCCTTTAACTGATGAGGATATTAAACAAGCTGACGTAGTGCTATTAATAACGGATATTGATATCGAAGGCAGCGAGCGCTTTAGTCATTGCCGCTATGTCCATTCCAGCATTCATCTTTTTCTATGTCATCCCGAAAAAACGCTAACCGCCATCAGAAAGGCAACGACATCGCCTCAGTCGACGCGCATTAATGTTAGTTAA
- a CDS encoding AraC family transcriptional regulator, which translates to MLIEPMSLLTNLVSEPQSICHIYFADNQQAAPDLAHQVSFPRLELVIEGSLTMSWPGSSELTMKGGDVLFIPGGGWNYPVWQQPVKTLSILFGKQQIGFSILYWDGKTFHNQNKQNVLRRGPRVGSFLLQALNELVWNQREQSTAQFIVKSLFSHCIDLLKSQVQTASRSQALFDVIRDHIDTFYQEPLTRESVAQAFYISPNYLSHLFRKAGGIGFNEYLNYSRLEQAKCLLKGYDMKVKEVAHACGFVDSNYFCRLFRKATERSPSEYRRQYHSQLTDKAIN; encoded by the coding sequence ATGCTTATTGAACCGATGTCCCTTTTGACAAATTTAGTATCGGAACCACAAAGTATTTGTCATATCTATTTTGCGGATAATCAGCAAGCCGCCCCCGATCTTGCACATCAGGTGAGTTTTCCTCGTTTGGAATTGGTTATTGAAGGCTCTCTGACGATGTCGTGGCCTGGAAGTAGCGAACTGACGATGAAGGGGGGCGATGTGCTATTTATTCCCGGTGGGGGATGGAACTATCCCGTCTGGCAACAGCCGGTGAAAACATTAAGCATTTTGTTCGGTAAACAACAGATTGGTTTTAGTATTTTGTATTGGGATGGCAAAACATTTCATAACCAAAATAAGCAAAATGTACTACGCAGAGGGCCAAGAGTGGGATCATTTTTACTTCAGGCACTGAATGAATTAGTTTGGAATCAGCGAGAACAAAGTACCGCGCAATTTATCGTAAAAAGTTTATTTAGTCATTGTATCGATTTATTGAAAAGTCAGGTACAAACGGCATCCCGTAGTCAGGCACTTTTTGATGTGATACGAGATCATATTGATACCTTTTATCAAGAGCCGCTTACGCGAGAGTCGGTCGCTCAGGCATTTTATATATCACCCAATTACTTATCCCATTTATTTCGTAAAGCGGGTGGAATTGGATTTAATGAATACCTGAATTATAGCCGATTGGAACAGGCTAAATGCTTGCTTAAGGGTTACGATATGAAAGTAAAAGAGGTCGCCCATGCCTGTGGATTTGTTGATAGCAACTATTTTTGTCGACTATTTCGCAAGGCAACAGAACGGTCACCATCAGAATATCGACGTCAATATCATAGTCAGCTAACGGATAAAGCCATTAATTAA
- the phrB gene encoding deoxyribodipyrimidine photo-lyase, with product MASHLVWFRADLRVHDNLALAAACRSSEVEVLALFIAPVKQWQQHSMAPRQAAFLLSQLNALQQSLAKRGIPFIVKPVDDFAASIDAVREVCETHKVTALFYNYQYEFNERQRDAAVEKALSHITCQGFDDSVMLAPGSVMTGNHEMYKVFTPFKRAFLRRLREELPECVNPPGVRTKALPDKLEPITLDYPQQPFDTDLFAVDEKSALVRLQQFCQDNVEHYDTQRDFPAIDGTSRLSACLALGVLSPRQCLQALLKAHPDALEGKIGAVWLSELIWREFYRHLITYHPNLCKHRPFLGWTDNVQWSNDRAALVAWQQGNTGFPIVDAAMRQLNQTGWMHNRLRMIVASFLVKDLLIDWREGERYFMSQLIDGDLAANNGGWQWAASTGTDAAPYFRIFNPTTQGERFDSQGVFIRQWLPALVDVPTEAIHSPWTWADKEQITLDYPRPIVDHKQARNETLAAYDAARKLLLAQ from the coding sequence ATGGCCTCTCATCTGGTCTGGTTTCGCGCAGATTTGCGTGTACATGATAATTTGGCTCTCGCCGCCGCTTGTCGCTCTAGCGAGGTGGAGGTACTGGCATTGTTTATTGCGCCAGTGAAACAGTGGCAGCAACATTCAATGGCTCCGCGTCAGGCGGCGTTTCTGTTGAGTCAACTTAATGCTCTGCAACAGTCGCTGGCAAAGAGAGGCATTCCGTTTATCGTTAAGCCGGTAGACGACTTTGCCGCCAGTATCGATGCGGTGCGTGAGGTCTGTGAAACGCATAAGGTGACGGCGCTGTTTTACAACTATCAGTATGAGTTCAACGAGCGACAGCGTGATGCCGCCGTTGAGAAAGCGCTAAGTCATATCACCTGCCAGGGTTTTGACGATAGTGTCATGCTGGCACCGGGTAGTGTCATGACCGGTAATCATGAAATGTATAAGGTCTTCACTCCGTTTAAGAGAGCCTTTTTACGTCGATTGCGTGAAGAACTACCCGAATGTGTTAATCCACCAGGAGTACGGACGAAAGCGCTGCCCGATAAGCTTGAGCCAATTACGTTGGATTACCCACAGCAACCGTTCGATACGGATTTGTTTGCTGTCGATGAGAAGAGTGCATTGGTCAGACTACAGCAATTTTGTCAGGACAACGTGGAGCACTACGACACGCAGCGAGATTTTCCAGCCATTGATGGTACCAGCCGACTTTCTGCCTGCTTGGCATTGGGGGTATTGTCGCCACGCCAGTGTTTGCAGGCTCTGTTGAAAGCGCATCCAGATGCTCTGGAGGGAAAAATAGGTGCAGTCTGGCTCAGTGAATTGATTTGGCGAGAGTTTTACCGTCATCTGATAACTTATCATCCGAACTTATGTAAGCACCGCCCCTTTCTAGGTTGGACTGATAATGTGCAATGGAGCAACGATCGTGCAGCATTGGTGGCTTGGCAGCAGGGAAATACCGGTTTTCCCATCGTTGACGCGGCGATGCGCCAACTGAATCAAACGGGCTGGATGCATAACCGATTGCGGATGATCGTCGCCAGTTTTTTAGTGAAAGATCTGCTGATCGATTGGCGGGAAGGGGAACGTTACTTTATGTCGCAGCTTATTGATGGCGATTTGGCCGCCAATAACGGCGGCTGGCAATGGGCGGCATCAACCGGCACCGATGCTGCGCCTTACTTCCGCATCTTCAATCCTACCACGCAGGGGGAAAGATTTGACAGCCAAGGGGTGTTTATCCGGCAATGGTTACCGGCACTGGTCGATGTTCCAACAGAAGCGATTCATTCACCGTGGACTTGGGCGGATAAAGAACAGATAACGCTCGACTACCCACGCCCGATAGTCGATCACAAACAGGCCCGCAACGAAACGCTGGCGGCTTATGACGCCGCAAGAAAATTATTATTGGCGCAGTAG
- a CDS encoding YbgA family protein translates to MSEKIPVGISACLLGEAVRFDGGHKRFTFAVEELTPWVRFEPVCPEMAIGLPVPRPALRLVKQDDGQIALRYSDKRQGDLTADMHAFSLKRTAQFAHLCGYIVCAKSPSCGMERVRVYEPDENNSRKAGRGIYTGILMNAMPWLPVEEDGRLHDPHIRENFVERIYALHELNQLRQQGLTRGALMAYHSRYKLLLLAHSQPDYRELGRFVAAMHEWSQLEDFFVEYRQRLMDLLSHQATRRNHTNVLMHVQGYFRPHLNPRQRHELTSLIERYRQGTQPLLAPVTLLKHYMSEFPDAYLAGQRYFDLWPEALRLRYGH, encoded by the coding sequence ATGAGCGAGAAAATCCCAGTTGGTATTAGCGCCTGTCTGTTAGGGGAAGCCGTTCGTTTCGACGGTGGGCATAAGCGATTTACGTTTGCGGTGGAGGAATTGACACCCTGGGTGCGGTTTGAACCAGTTTGCCCAGAAATGGCTATTGGCCTGCCGGTACCGCGTCCGGCGTTGCGTCTGGTTAAACAGGACGATGGTCAAATTGCTCTGCGCTATAGCGATAAGCGACAAGGGGATTTAACCGCCGATATGCATGCGTTTTCGCTAAAGCGCACTGCGCAATTCGCCCATTTATGTGGCTATATCGTTTGTGCCAAATCACCAAGCTGCGGGATGGAACGCGTGCGGGTGTATGAACCCGACGAAAACAATAGCCGCAAGGCCGGGCGTGGTATCTATACTGGTATTCTGATGAACGCTATGCCGTGGCTGCCGGTAGAAGAGGATGGACGATTGCATGATCCGCATATCCGTGAGAATTTTGTTGAACGTATTTATGCCCTGCATGAATTGAATCAACTACGCCAGCAGGGCCTGACTCGCGGCGCACTGATGGCCTATCATAGCCGTTACAAGCTGCTGCTACTGGCGCACTCTCAGCCAGACTATCGCGAGTTGGGGCGTTTTGTGGCCGCTATGCATGAATGGTCGCAATTGGAGGATTTTTTTGTGGAATACCGCCAACGTCTGATGGATCTTCTTTCACATCAGGCGACTCGCCGCAATCATACTAACGTTTTGATGCATGTTCAGGGTTATTTTCGCCCTCATCTTAACCCCCGTCAGCGCCATGAACTGACTTCGTTGATTGAACGTTATCGTCAGGGTACCCAGCCGTTGCTTGCGCCTGTGACGTTACTCAAACACTATATGTCTGAATTTCCGGACGCTTATCTGGCGGGACAGCGCTACTTTGATCTTTGGCCAGAAGCGTTACGCTTACGCTACGGACATTAA
- a CDS encoding efflux RND transporter permease subunit: MKTVYPYDTTPFVKISIFEVVKTLFEAIVLVFLVMYIFLQNIRATLIPTIAVPVVLLGTFPRDSGRSLGREKYRGSHDVNGRSGGKIACGHW, from the coding sequence ATGAAGACGGTTTACCCCTACGACACGACACCATTCGTTAAGATATCTATTTTTGAGGTAGTGAAAACGCTATTTGAAGCCATCGTTCTGGTATTTCTGGTGATGTATATCTTCTTACAGAACATTAGAGCGACGCTTATTCCCACCATTGCCGTGCCGGTGGTTTTATTAGGTACTTTCCCTAGAGATTCAGGGCGAAGCCTCGGAAGGGAAAAGTACCGGGGAAGCCATGACGTTAATGGAAGATCTGGCGGAAAAATTGCCTGCGGGCATTGGTGA
- a CDS encoding helix-turn-helix domain-containing protein: protein MILYSANSPTILGLSCNLIPGSEDFFFTTKTATTIATLPTAKATQIIESKNLWEYLSIFQSFIILRLHEYNTKIAALSAYEITRNQLINLLQEPDEIRSNTTAVQYIQDHTRLSRSGVMKMLSQLKIGNYIELDKGHLIKINKMPLRY from the coding sequence ATGATCTTATACTCGGCAAATTCACCAACGATTTTAGGATTAAGCTGCAACCTTATTCCAGGATCAGAGGATTTTTTCTTCACCACTAAAACCGCTACGACTATCGCTACCCTGCCCACAGCCAAAGCAACTCAAATCATCGAGAGCAAAAATTTGTGGGAGTATTTATCGATTTTTCAGTCGTTTATTATACTACGCCTGCATGAATACAACACCAAGATAGCCGCACTCAGCGCTTATGAAATCACCCGTAACCAACTGATTAATCTTCTTCAGGAACCCGATGAAATCAGAAGCAATACTACGGCCGTTCAATATATTCAGGACCATACGAGATTGTCTCGTAGTGGTGTGATGAAAATGCTATCGCAATTAAAGATAGGAAATTACATTGAGCTGGATAAAGGCCATCTGATTAAAATCAACAAAATGCCCCTACGATATTGA
- a CDS encoding amidase, giving the protein MNKFSLTMIGAAAMTLFSANAAAFNWSEATIEQLQQALNSQQITCEAVVQGYLDRIHAFDKNGPKINSIITVNSEALALARQKDKQADKHQPLFCVPVVVKDNINTKDMPTSLGSSALKNSQPPANAAVVDNLINQGAIILGKANLDEFAIAMLGLSSAGGQTRNPYILTNGPGGSSGGTGSAVSASLAMVGLGTDTGGSIRIPAAVAGLTGIRPSRALADLNGVAPLSKTQDTVGPMCRKVADCAQVLQFTEAWSTPERKQQIRDASVKDGLKGARIALISGMLPERTEKNRAYYQVIDNALDAMRKAGATIDIVALPEQEQILKGFKSLAGYEIKQGLTEYLTEWPSDKDGHVRSYDALLASKGYAPTTEEWLTLYTGLSDKRNDDPVYKKNIQGRDGFIRVQLNRVMNGKVRYDAILYPTITELNMPIGKNTEGRKNVSLSAFSGLPAISFMAGMTKDSQPQPVALEFLGREFAEPELISLVYGYEVHHAVRVAPTVTPELVGTPTSVSKVD; this is encoded by the coding sequence ATGAATAAATTCTCGCTAACAATGATTGGCGCGGCTGCGATGACGCTTTTTTCAGCCAACGCGGCGGCATTCAACTGGTCTGAAGCCACGATTGAACAGCTACAACAAGCGTTAAATAGTCAACAAATCACCTGTGAAGCAGTGGTGCAGGGCTATTTGGATCGTATTCATGCCTTTGATAAAAATGGCCCCAAAATTAACAGTATTATCACTGTTAATTCCGAGGCGCTTGCTTTGGCTCGACAGAAGGACAAGCAGGCAGATAAGCATCAGCCGCTGTTTTGTGTTCCGGTGGTGGTAAAAGATAATATCAATACCAAAGATATGCCTACCTCGCTGGGATCTTCTGCATTGAAAAATAGCCAGCCTCCGGCTAATGCTGCGGTAGTCGATAACCTGATTAATCAGGGGGCAATTATTCTAGGCAAAGCCAATCTGGATGAGTTTGCTATTGCCATGCTTGGCCTCTCTTCTGCCGGTGGGCAAACGCGCAATCCTTATATTCTGACCAACGGTCCCGGTGGGTCTTCCGGTGGAACGGGGTCTGCGGTATCAGCCAGCCTTGCGATGGTCGGATTGGGAACCGATACCGGCGGTTCGATTCGCATTCCTGCGGCGGTTGCGGGGCTGACCGGCATTCGACCCAGCCGCGCACTGGCTGATCTGAACGGCGTTGCACCACTGTCCAAAACTCAGGACACGGTGGGGCCTATGTGCCGTAAAGTAGCGGACTGTGCTCAGGTTTTACAATTTACTGAAGCTTGGTCTACGCCAGAACGTAAACAGCAAATCAGAGATGCTTCAGTAAAAGATGGTCTGAAAGGCGCTAGAATTGCGCTAATCTCCGGCATGCTTCCTGAGCGAACAGAGAAAAATCGGGCGTATTATCAGGTGATTGATAACGCGTTAGATGCAATGCGTAAGGCTGGCGCGACGATTGATATTGTTGCGCTACCGGAGCAGGAGCAAATTCTCAAGGGTTTTAAAAGCCTGGCCGGTTATGAAATCAAGCAGGGGCTGACTGAATATTTGACCGAGTGGCCCTCTGATAAAGATGGTCATGTGAGAAGCTATGACGCGTTGCTGGCAAGCAAAGGCTATGCGCCAACGACTGAAGAATGGTTAACGCTTTATACTGGGTTGAGCGACAAACGTAATGACGACCCGGTGTATAAGAAAAACATTCAGGGGCGTGATGGCTTTATTCGTGTGCAACTGAACCGCGTGATGAACGGAAAGGTGCGTTACGACGCGATACTCTATCCGACCATTACCGAACTGAATATGCCGATTGGTAAGAACACCGAAGGACGTAAAAACGTGAGTTTGAGTGCGTTCTCTGGACTGCCTGCCATCTCATTTATGGCCGGTATGACAAAAGACTCGCAGCCTCAGCCTGTCGCGCTGGAGTTTTTAGGCCGGGAATTTGCAGAACCGGAACTGATTAGCCTAGTGTATGGCTATGAAGTTCATCATGCTGTTCGGGTGGCGCCAACGGTAACGCCTGAGTTGGTAGGAACACCAACTTCCGTGAGTAAGGTTGACTGA
- a CDS encoding anaerobic C4-dicarboxylate transporter family protein, with amino-acid sequence MLMLILEVLVMAVLVIYGLKIGGALGVGILSILGLFIMIFVFQVPIGKAPVVPVMIILAIGIAGGLLEASGGLDYLVHHAGKLIEKKPSAITFVSPLIIFGFVFGIGTANITLSLEPIIARTALRAGIRPERPLVACVTTANMALVCSPAASSAIVAFGFLNGYAGYTFGQYLMIVLPAALISTLALSVFMSFRGKPLDKDPEYQKRLAEGLIPLDTIHNESAEVVEPVFTRQQKLSVLAFLVSVALILIFGTNESLLHMLTTPNVVNGKDVFMPATSTVQIFMFLAAAAIIFLTKMSPAVIYKTKIFTAAVGAAIAVLGPGWLGATIFQSPENAIVLEQSVGSLISIAPWFIVIICGVVATFVMSQTAIISIIYPLALGLGVPPGFMAAMIQAVNVNYFIPAQPTLLFAEEIDPTGSTHKYRFWLPGVLSMLVSVLVGMLMWEMVL; translated from the coding sequence ATGCTAATGCTGATATTGGAAGTTCTGGTCATGGCCGTGCTGGTGATCTACGGCCTTAAGATTGGCGGGGCGCTTGGGGTGGGGATACTCTCCATACTGGGCCTGTTTATCATGATATTTGTCTTTCAGGTACCGATTGGCAAAGCGCCTGTGGTACCGGTAATGATTATTCTGGCTATCGGTATCGCCGGTGGTTTATTAGAAGCCAGTGGCGGTCTAGATTATCTGGTGCACCATGCCGGTAAACTGATTGAGAAAAAACCTTCGGCAATTACCTTTGTCTCTCCACTGATTATCTTCGGTTTTGTTTTTGGTATCGGTACGGCAAACATAACGCTCTCTCTGGAGCCGATTATTGCGCGTACTGCCCTGCGAGCGGGCATTCGGCCCGAGCGTCCTCTGGTGGCTTGTGTGACGACGGCCAATATGGCGTTGGTTTGTTCTCCTGCCGCTTCATCAGCGATTGTGGCATTTGGTTTTTTGAACGGCTATGCCGGTTATACCTTCGGTCAGTATTTGATGATTGTGCTGCCCGCGGCGCTGATTTCAACGCTGGCGTTAAGCGTATTTATGTCCTTCCGCGGTAAGCCACTGGATAAAGATCCTGAATATCAGAAGCGTCTGGCTGAGGGGCTGATCCCACTTGATACGATTCATAATGAATCGGCCGAGGTCGTAGAACCGGTATTCACCCGTCAGCAAAAGCTGTCTGTGCTGGCGTTTCTGGTTAGCGTTGCGCTGATTCTGATATTTGGTACCAATGAATCTTTGCTGCATATGCTCACTACTCCAAACGTGGTTAACGGCAAAGACGTATTTATGCCCGCCACTTCGACGGTGCAGATTTTTATGTTCTTGGCTGCCGCCGCGATTATTTTCCTGACCAAAATGTCACCCGCGGTTATTTACAAGACTAAAATCTTTACCGCTGCGGTTGGTGCAGCCATTGCGGTGCTTGGGCCGGGGTGGTTAGGGGCGACGATCTTCCAGTCGCCCGAAAACGCGATTGTGCTTGAGCAGAGCGTGGGTAGCCTGATTTCTATTGCCCCGTGGTTTATTGTGATTATCTGTGGGGTCGTAGCAACTTTCGTGATGTCTCAAACGGCGATTATATCCATCATCTATCCATTGGCGCTTGGGCTGGGCGTTCCTCCGGGCTTTATGGCGGCAATGATTCAGGCGGTTAACGTTAACTACTTTATTCCAGCTCAGCCCACGTTGCTGTTTGCGGAAGAAATTGATCCAACCGGATCAACACATAAATACCGATTCTGGCTACCGGGTGTGCTCTCGATGTTGGTTTCCGTTTTGGTGGGAATGTTGATGTGGGAAATGGTGTTGTAA